The sequence GATCGTCATGCTGCTCGCGGCCGCCGTCGCGCTCATCTGGGCCAATTCGCCCTGGAGCGAGAGCTACACCGACCTGTGGCACACCCCGCTGCGGATCGGGCTCAACGGCACCGGGCTGACCCTGACCCTCCACCAGTGGATCAACGACGGCCTGATGGCCATCTTCTTCCTCGTCGTCGGCCTGGAGATCAAGCGGGAGCTGCTGGTCGGCGAGCTGGCCTCGCCGCGGCAGGCGGCGCTTCCGGTGGCGGCGGCTTGCGGTGGAGCTGTCACCCCGGCGCTGATCTACCTCGCGCTCAATGCCGGGACCGATATGGTCCGCGGCTGGGGCGTCCCGATGGCGACGGACATCGCCTTCGCGCTCGGCGTCCTCGCGCTGGTCGGGTCGCGCGCGCCGATCGGGCTCAAGGTATTCCTGACGGCGCTCGCTATCGTCGATGACCTCCTGGCCGTCCTGGTAATCGCGGTCTTCTACACCAGCGACCTCAACTGGGGAGCCCTGGCGGCCGGGGGCGGGATCTTGCTCCTGCTGCTCGCCGCGAATCTGGCGCGTGTCTCGCAGCCAATGGTCTACGCCGTGCTCGGGATCGGCCTGTGGTTCGCGTTCCTTCAGTCGGGCGTCCACGCGACGGTTGCCGGGGTGCTGCTGGCACTGACCATCCCGGCGCGGAACCGGATCGACCCGACGGAGTTCCTCGACCGGGCAGGCGCCGCGCTGGAGGAATTCCGGGACGCCTGCGAGCCTGGGCGAAGCGTCCTCTCCAACGAGCGGCACCAGCAGGCGCTCCACGCCTTGCGGGCCGCGGTAGGACACGTGCAGCCGCCGATGCAGCGGCTGGAAGACGCGCTCCATCCGTGGGTCGCCTTCCTTATCGTGCCGCTGTTCGCGCTGGCGAATGCAGGCGTCTCGCTCGGGGGTGACCTGCGCGCGGCCTTCTCCGGCACCGTCACGCTCGGTGTGCTGCTCGGCCTCGTCATCGGCAAGCAGATCGGCATCACCCTGACCACGTGGCTGGCGGTGCGGACCGGGTTGAGCAGCCTGCCGGAGGGGGTCAGTTGGCGTCACCTGCACGGCGCGGCCACGCTGGGCGGGATCGGCTTCACCATGGCCCTATTCATCGCGGAGCTGGCCTTCGTCGACGAGGCCCATCTCACCATGGCCAAACTGGGGATCTTCATCGCCTCGCTTATCTCCGGCATCCTCGGCTGGATCCTCCTGCGCCTCACCCCTGCCACGCACCCCCGCCACGCCGTCCACGCGGCTGACTGAGCGTCATCGGGCCACGAGAGCGCCGGCATCGTGCCGGCCTTGCGTGCACAGCTCCCCGCTCCCAACGTTGGGAGTGGGTGCCGCTTCGTCGGGAGACTGCGCCCCCACTCCTCCGTCGCACGGTTGACGGCTCGCTCCGGCGGGCCTATACTGCGAGCGCAAGACCTTCGGGGCAGGGTGAGGCGCCTGGCGCCAATTCCCGACCGGCGGTATAGCCCGCGAGCGGCGAGAGCCGCAGGATCCGGTGAAACTCCGGGGCCGACGGTATAGTCCGGATGGGAGAAGGTATGCGACGGCCGATCCGGCCGTGCGAACCTATCTTGCCACCGCAACCCGAGGGCTTGCCCTCGGGTTTTTCGTGTCAACGAAGCGGGGGCGAGCCATGGTGACCACGGACTGCCGGGTCGTGCCGGCAACCGACCTCCACTGGATGCGGCGGGCACTCGACCTCGCCGCCAGTGCCCGCGGGCGCGTCGCGCCCAACCCCGCCGTCGGGGCCGTCCTGGTCCGCGACGGACGCCTGGTCGGCGAGGGAGCCACCGAACCGCCGCCCGGAGCCCACGCCGAGATCGTCGCGCTCCGACAGGCAGGCGCCCTCGCCCGCGGCGCCACCCTCTACGTCACTCTCGAACCCTGTGCCCACTACGGGCGAACGCCACCCTGTGTCGATGCACTCATTGCAGCCGGGATCGCCCGTGCCGTCGTGGCACTGCGCGACCCCTACCCGGCGGTCAACGGGCGGGGACTGCGTCTCCTGGCCGAGGCCGGAGTGCGGGTCGAGCTGGGCCTAGCCGCCGGTGCGGCCGCTGCGATCAACGCCGGGTTCCTCAAGCGGGTGCACTGCGGCCTGCCGGAGGTGACGGCCAAGTTCGCGGTCAGCCTCGACGGCAAGATCGCCACCCACACCGGCCACGCGCGGTGGATCACGGGCGCCGAGGCGCGGCGCGAGGGCCACCGGCTGCGCGACACGCACGACGCGATCATGGTCGGTATCGGCACGCTCCTGGCCGACGACCCGCTGCTCACCACCCGCCTCCCGCCCGAGGACTGCGGGGCCGGCGGCCCGCATCACCCACTCCGCGTCGTGGTCGACAGCCAGGCGCGGACGCCGCCGGGTGCCGCCATGCTGCAGCCGCACATGCCGGGTCGAACGCTGCTCGCGACCACCAGTTCGGCCCCACCCGAGCGCATCGCGGCGCTCCGCGCGGTGGGGGCCGACGTGGTGACGCTCCCGGATCACGGCGGACGAGTCGACTTGCACGCACTGCTGCGTTGCCTCGCGGCGCGGGGAGTCAACAGCGTGCTGGTCGAGGGAGGCGGGACGCTGCTCGGCGCACTCTTCGACGCCGGATTGATCGACCGCGCGGTCGCGTTCATCGCCCCGGTCATGGTCGGCGGGCGGGACGCGCCGGGGCCACTGGGTGG is a genomic window of Sphaerobacter thermophilus DSM 20745 containing:
- the nhaA gene encoding Na+/H+ antiporter NhaA, whose translation is MRPVRRVITPLEEFIHSEVSGGIVMLLAAAVALIWANSPWSESYTDLWHTPLRIGLNGTGLTLTLHQWINDGLMAIFFLVVGLEIKRELLVGELASPRQAALPVAAACGGAVTPALIYLALNAGTDMVRGWGVPMATDIAFALGVLALVGSRAPIGLKVFLTALAIVDDLLAVLVIAVFYTSDLNWGALAAGGGILLLLLAANLARVSQPMVYAVLGIGLWFAFLQSGVHATVAGVLLALTIPARNRIDPTEFLDRAGAALEEFRDACEPGRSVLSNERHQQALHALRAAVGHVQPPMQRLEDALHPWVAFLIVPLFALANAGVSLGGDLRAAFSGTVTLGVLLGLVIGKQIGITLTTWLAVRTGLSSLPEGVSWRHLHGAATLGGIGFTMALFIAELAFVDEAHLTMAKLGIFIASLISGILGWILLRLTPATHPRHAVHAAD
- the ribD gene encoding bifunctional diaminohydroxyphosphoribosylaminopyrimidine deaminase/5-amino-6-(5-phosphoribosylamino)uracil reductase RibD; the encoded protein is MVTTDCRVVPATDLHWMRRALDLAASARGRVAPNPAVGAVLVRDGRLVGEGATEPPPGAHAEIVALRQAGALARGATLYVTLEPCAHYGRTPPCVDALIAAGIARAVVALRDPYPAVNGRGLRLLAEAGVRVELGLAAGAAAAINAGFLKRVHCGLPEVTAKFAVSLDGKIATHTGHARWITGAEARREGHRLRDTHDAIMVGIGTLLADDPLLTTRLPPEDCGAGGPHHPLRVVVDSQARTPPGAAMLQPHMPGRTLLATTSSAPPERIAALRAVGADVVTLPDHGGRVDLHALLRCLAARGVNSVLVEGGGTLLGALFDAGLIDRAVAFIAPVMVGGRDAPGPLGGEGVATMDAACRLREVEVCQVGSDLMVQGRVQPIPGLEEV